The sequence below is a genomic window from bacterium.
GGCCTGGCCTCTCCGTCAGCTGGCGACGAAGCGCTCCATTCCGCTCACACCATCGGAATCCCGATCCTCGCCGTACTGATACCGCTCGTCGAGGAGCTCGTTGATGTGATCCATCACCACATCCGTCATCCCTTGGAAGGCCTCACGGTGGATTCCCGCCTCGAGCGTGAACGGCTGGAAAGGCTCGGTCACGCGAAAAGGCGCCAGCTCCGATCCATCCAGGCGAATCGGCGCGCCAATGCGATACACCACCTTCCCGCCCGAGGAGAAGGGACTCGCGCCGGGATACAAGGCGTCCGAGCCATTGCAGCCCACCGGAACGATGTCCACGCCCAGATGCTGCGCGACCTGGGCCACGCCGATATGCCCCCGCGAGAGCCGAACCGAACGCGTGCCCTGGGGAAACACGAGCAGATGCTGCCCAAGGTCCAGCGCCAGCCGGTTCAGCTCCATCACGCGTTCGATCATCCGCTCGAAGAGCTCCGAAAAATCGCGTAGGAAGGCCTTCAGGTCTCCGACCAACTCAACCAGGGCATCCGGTGCCTCGTTGGTGAGGCCATCCGCGAGATCGCGAAGCACCCGGTACTCGTCCGAGGACGGCGCGCGGCCCACGACGCGACGGAATTCGGTGCTGATCACATAACCCCGCGAAGGAAGCGGGATGTTGTTCATGGCATCCATGAAGGCGCCCATGAGATTGTTCTCGTAGTACTTGCCCTTCACCCAGGTTGCGGTGTAACCGAGCTTGTTGCGGTACAGGCTGTACTGGAACGGCCAGTAGTTGTACCGATCCGTGTGGTTCATCGCGAAGACGTAGCTCTGGCCGCGCTCGAGATGTTCGGTGCCTTCGAGTGAGATCTCGGTCTTGCGCGGAAACGCGTAGTCGATCCGTAAAAGCCGGGCCATGAAGAGTTGGCCCCAGGGCGTACGACGAAGCTTCACACGTTCGAGACGGGCGAGATCGAGCATCCCATGAGATTGCTTCTCGCGGGCGCGATCGTCAATCACCCCGCTGAGGGCAGGGACGCTTCCCGCTGGCCCTGCCCGCGCGAGCTACGAAATCAGCTGGTAGACCGCGGCTCCAAGGCTCCCGAGCAGCAGGATGACGTTCGTGAGGAACCCCAACAAGAAGCCGACGGTCCGGCTCTTCGGGTCCTTCACATAGGTCGCGAAATAGATCGGCCGGCCGACGAGGAAGCCAATTCCGATCACCGCGCCGAGGGTCGGGCCGATCAGGAGAGAGAAGATCCAGAGCGCCGGGAGGAAGATGATCAGTTGTTCGAGGGTGTTCTGCTGGACCCGGAAGAGCCGCTCCCACTCCGGGTTGCCCGAGACCGCCGGGGCCGGAACGCCCAACTTGTCACGGCCAAGCCCGACCTTGAACGCGAAGAACATGTATTCGAGCAGAGCGATCACGCTGACCAGCGCCGGCAGTTCCATGGGGTCTCCCTCGGTTTCGCGGGAGGGTAGCCCCAAATGGGGCCTGGCCAGTCGTTCCCTCGGGAGATTCCCCGCCCTGACGGGTGGCCCCCCTCGATCGCCCTGTCTACCATGGCCGCTCGTTTCAAACCGTTGGAGGGACCATGGGCGATCTCAAAGGCAGCAAGACCCATCAGAACTTGAAGGATGCGTTCGCGGGCGAGTCCCAGGCGAACCGTCGCTATCTGTATTTTGCGAAGCAGGCCGACATCGAGGGCTA
It includes:
- a CDS encoding MAPEG family protein — encoded protein: MELPALVSVIALLEYMFFAFKVGLGRDKLGVPAPAVSGNPEWERLFRVQQNTLEQLIIFLPALWIFSLLIGPTLGAVIGIGFLVGRPIYFATYVKDPKSRTVGFLLGFLTNVILLLGSLGAAVYQLIS
- a CDS encoding 1-acyl-sn-glycerol-3-phosphate acyltransferase; this translates as MIDDRAREKQSHGMLDLARLERVKLRRTPWGQLFMARLLRIDYAFPRKTEISLEGTEHLERGQSYVFAMNHTDRYNYWPFQYSLYRNKLGYTATWVKGKYYENNLMGAFMDAMNNIPLPSRGYVISTEFRRVVGRAPSSDEYRVLRDLADGLTNEAPDALVELVGDLKAFLRDFSELFERMIERVMELNRLALDLGQHLLVFPQGTRSVRLSRGHIGVAQVAQHLGVDIVPVGCNGSDALYPGASPFSSGGKVVYRIGAPIRLDGSELAPFRVTEPFQPFTLEAGIHREAFQGMTDVVMDHINELLDERYQYGEDRDSDGVSGMERFVAS